The Haloplanus sp. GDY1 genomic sequence GTGGTCGCGCCCGTCTCCGCCCGCTCCGCGAGCGACTCGCTCCGGTCCGCTATCGTCCGGGAGCGCTCCGCCACCTGCTCGATGGCGGCGACGACCTCCTCGGTCGTCCGCGCGCCGTCGTCGGTCGCCGTGGCCACCTCGTCGACGGAGGCGTCGACGTCCGCGACGGTTTCGGTCAGCGCCGCGAACGCGTCGCTGGCCTCGTTCATCGTCGCCTTGCCCGTCTCGATCTGCGCTCTGGTCTCCTCCATCTCGGCTTGCACCCGGTCGACGTCCCGGATCGTCTCGGCTATCGTCCGCTCGATGGCCGCGGAGTGTTCCCGGGTCTCGCTGGCGAGTGACTTGACCTCGTCGGCGACGACCGCGAACCCCTCCCCGTCCGTCGTCGCGTGTGCCGCCTCGATGTTGGCGTTCAGCGCGAGGATGTTCGTCTGTTCGGCGATCTCCTCGATGAGGTCGGTGCTCTCCGCGACGTCGTCCATCCGGCTGTCGAGGGACGCGACCAGGTCCCCGAGTTCATCGACGGTCCGCTCGACGTGTTCGATGGCCTCGATGGCCTCGGCGGCGGTCGCCGTCCCCGTCTCGGCGGCGTCGGCCGCGTTGCCGGCCTCCTCGGACACCTCGCCCGCGTTCGCCGCTATCTCCTCGATGGTGGCCGAGAGCGTGCTCAGGTCGTCGGTGGTCGATTCGAGTTCCCCCGCCTGCTCGCGGAGCGAGTTCGCGAACTCGCGGACGTCGCCGGCGAGTTCCTGCTGTGTGCGCTCGAGCGTCTCCGCGTCGTCGTGGACCGATCGGGTCGTCCCCTCGACGGTCGCCGCGAACTCCCGCAGGTCGAGGACGGTCGCGGAGAGCTCCGTCGTCATCTCCCCGAACGCCTCGCTGATCTCCGCGATGGCCTCGATGTCCGTCTCCGCGGGCGACTCGGCGGTGAAGTCGCCGTTCGCCACCGCGTCCATCGCCGCGGCGACGTCGTCGGCCTGCGTCAACAGCGCGCGGTTCAGCCGTTCGACCTCCGCCTGCCGCGCCTCGGCCTCGGCTTTCGCCTCCTCGAGTTCGGCCTGCTTCTCCTCCAGGTCATCGATCAGGCCCTCGCTCTCCTCGACGTTCTCGATCTGTCGTTCCGTCTCCTCGCGGGAGCGCTCGATGGAGATCCAGTTCTGGATCAGCGCCCCCGAGAGCGCGAGGATGTAGACCGCGTGGACGAGCGCCCAGCCCCACGGGTTCTGGACCGCCGCGGTGTGGTTGTACACCGCGGCCGGGTTCATCATCCCGAAGAAACCGTGCTGGATCGCCACGTATCCGACGCCCAGCAGGAAGGGGACCCAGTCCTCGTAGATGGCGACCACGGCCACCATGACGAAAAAGTGGAAGTGCGCCTCGATGAACCCGCCCGAGAAGTAGACGACGATCGCGGACGCGGTCATCAGCCCGACCGACGCGAGCGCCGTCCGTACCCGCCGCCCGAGTCCCGAGTAACTCGCCAACAGCCCGAGCCCGACGAGCATGCCGACCTCCGCCACGACGATCGCCAGCGGCTCGGCGGTGAACTCCGCGCCCGTGACGTACGGATCGGTGCCCGTGAAGCGTCCGAGCAGGAACAGGACGGGTGCGTGAGCCAGCAACAGGAGGACGATCCCCCTGTGGCGCGCCTGCCACGTCTCCTCCGGGATGTTGTCCCCGCTGGGGATGTATCTGACGTAGTCCCGGTGTATCCGCTGCCGGAGTCCGGACGCCGTCGTGCCGGCCGACTCGCCCGCGTTCGCCCCTGCCATACGGACGAACTCAGTCGAACGGCTAATAGCGGTTGTGTCGCCCGCATCAGCGATGATAATTGCGCTCGGAGACGGAGCCGCCGCCCGCGGCGAACCGCTTATTATCTTCGTGTGACACACGCAGGTAATGGCCGATTCGGGGAGGGGATGGACCCGGAGGAACGCCCTGCGGGCGGTCGGCGTGGCGGTCGTCGGCGGGACGGTCGCCTCGGGGACGACGGGCGTCGCGACCGGACAGGGCGGGGAGTCGTGGCCACAGCTCGGGTACGACGACGCGCGCAGCGGCCACGCGTCGGGGAACACGGGCCCCGGCGATGCGTTCGCGGCGGTCAGGCGCATCGAGTTGGGCGGATGGGTGCGGATGCCGCCGGCGGTGGTCGACGGCACCGTCTTCGCGTCACGATCCGTCGGCGGCAACCCCTCCGCCGGGGCCCTGTACGCGCTGGACGCCCGATCCGAAACCGAGCGGTGGCGTTTCGAGCCGGGCGATTCGGTGGATGCGCCACCGGTCGTGACCGACGGCACCGTCTACGTCGGGAGCGGTGACGGCCACCTGTACGCGCTGGCAGCGGAGTCGGGGCAGGAGCGGTGGCGGTTCCGGACCGGCGACCGAGTGGACTCGGCGCCAGCGGTGAGCGACGGCGGAGTCTATCTCGGCAGTACCGACGGTACCGTGTACGCGCTGGCTGCGGATTCGGGGACGGAACGGTGGCGATTCGGGACCGACGGGACGGTGTTTTCGTCGCCGGCGGTCGTCGACGGCACCGTCTACGTCGGGAGCAGCGACCACAGCGTGTACGCGGTGGACGCGGAGTCGGGGGAGCAGCGGTGGCGCTTCCGGACGGACGGCAGGCTACTGTCCTCGCCGGCGGTCGTCGACGGCACCGTCTACGTCGGGAGCAACGACGGTCACCTGTACGCGCTGGATGCGGGGTCGGGGGTCGAGCGGTGGCACTTCCGGACGGACGGCAAGGTACAGTCGTCGCCGGCGGTGGCGAACGGCACCGTCTACGTCGGGAGTCGCGGTTCCAACGTGTACGCGGTGGACGCGGAGTCGGGGGAGCAGCGCTGGCGCTTCCGGACGGGCGAGTCGAGGGCCTCCCCGGCAGTGGTCGACGGGACCGTCTACGTGGGGGGCGGAAACACCGTCTACGCGCTGGACGCGACGGCGGGAACCGAACGGTGGCGAGTCGAGACCGACGATTTCGTCTACTCGTCGCCGGCGGTGGCGAACGGCACCGTCTACGTCGGAAGCAACGACGGGAACCTGTACGTGATCCTCGGCGAGACGGCCACTCCGACGCCGACGTCGACGTCGACGCCGACTTCGCGGTCGGGGAACGTCTCCGGCGCCGGCGGCGGCCGCGACGATGCGTTCGGCGACGCCCCCACCGACGCGAACGCGATGCTCCCGGTGGCGGGCCTCCTCGGCGCCCTCGGCGCGGGCGGCGGCCTCTGGTATCTCCGTCGCAACGGCGACGACCCCGACTCCGCGCCGGCCGACCCGTCCCCCGACGATCCACCGCCGTCCCCGCCTCCGGCCGTCGACCGACAGCGTTCCGACGAGCCGGGGTACGCGACGGCCATGGAGTCGCTTCCCGCGCAGGTTCGCGGCCACCTCGAGGACGGACTCGTCGACGGGGAGCGGTTCGTCTCGGCGGTCGAGACGCTCGGAAGCGTGCGGGCCAACACGTGGCTCGTCCTCACGTCGGATCGGCTCGTCGCCGTCGACGACAACCTCTACGACGTGACCGAGTCGACTGCCGGCGACCTCGTCCGGGTCGTCTTCGGGAGGACGGACGACGGCGTCCCGCGGGTTCGACTCGAACACGAGGGCGGTGCCGAGTCGACGCACGAACTCTGTGCGGAGCCGGCGGCGTTCGCCCGCGATCTGCTGCGGACACGACCGGGGCTGTCCGTCGACCCGCCGCCCGGCGTCGGCTCCGGGTCCGAGCCGTCCCGAACGCCTCCCCCGGATCGGGTCGGGGACGTCCTCGACGAGGCCGAAACCGCCGCCGCCGCGGGGGCCTTCGACGACGCACTCGACCGGCTGGACGCCGCGATCGAGACGCTCGATTCGGGCGCCGAGGGCGCCCTCGACGACCTGCGCGCGGAGCGCGAGCGGATCGCCGACCGACGCGACGCCCACGAGCAGTTCGCGGACGAGACCGATCGCCTCGCGGACCGCCTCGACGCGCTCCGGGGGCGCGTCGACGACGATCCCGAGGCCACGCTCGCCGACCTCGACGATCTGCGTGACGACCTCGCCGCCCTCGACTCCCGGGTCGCCGACCGCGGATTCGACGACCTCGCCTCGCGGATCGCGGGGCTTCGGGATCGCACCGCGACGGTACGGACGGCCGCTCGCGAGGGGCGAGAGACCGATCTGGAGCGGGAGCTGGCGGACGTGCGACGCGGGGTCGAATCGGCCCGCGACCGCCTCGACGACGGGGCAATCGAGGCCGCCGAGACGCAGGCCGACGAACTGATCGAACGGATCGAGGCGGTTCGGGACCGGGCGAGCGACCACGGTCGGGACGTCCACCGCCACCAGGCGACGGCGCTGCGCGAGGACCTCGCGGACCTCCGGTCGGCGGTCGAGGCGCGACGCGAGACGCGGGACGCCGTCTCCCGGCTTCGCGAGCGGGTCGAAACCGCCGAGGATCGCCTCGAGAGCGGCGATCCCCTGGCGGCGCTCTCGGCGTTCGACCGCGTGGCGGCCGACACCGAAGCCCTGGCCGACCGGAGCGACCACGAGGACGCCGAACTGCGAGCCGAGATAGAGTCCCTCGCCGGACGGTGCCGGGCCGGGCGACGGGCGGCGAGACGTCGCCTCGACCGGCGAGCCGTCGAGCGTCTGGACGGCCGCCTCGACGCCGTCGAGGAGCGACTGGCCCGAATCCGCAGCGACCTCCCCGACACGGCGACGTCGAGACTCCGGTCGCGGCTCGACGAGGCGGCGAGCGCTCTCGACGCCGTCGAGGCGACCGCCGAGCGGACCGGGGCGGCGGACCTCCGGCAGCGGATCGGGACGGTACGGTCCGAGGTGACGACCTGTCGGGCGGGCATCGAGGCCCGCGAGACGCTCGACACCCACCGCGACCGGGTCGCGGCGGCGTTCGACCGTCTCGACGAGGGGGCGTACGAGGCGGCGATCGACCGGTTCGAGGCCGTCGACGACGACCTCGCCGACCTCGCCGACCGGGTCGACGGGCTGGACGTCGGAACGCTGGACGCGGCCGTGGCGACGCTTCGAGACCGGTGTCGGGAGGGGCTGGAGCGGACGGTCGAACTGGTCAGGGACCGCCCGCCGCGGTCGATCCCCGACGCACCGGACCTCGACGTGACGTACGGGGAGCTAGAGCGCCGGCAGCTTCTCGGCAAGGGTGGCAACGCCGACGTGTACCTCGTGGAGACGCCCGCCGGCGACGAACTCGCGGTGAAGGAGCCACGCGTCGGGGGTACGCTCCACGTCGAGACCGTCGACCGTCTGATGCGGGAGGCCGAGACGTGGGACAAACTCGACGGCCACGACCACGTGGTCGGCGTGGTCGATTACGACGCCGAGCCGATGCCGTGGATCGCCATGGAGTACATGGACGCGGGCGACCTCGCGGATCGAACCGGAGCGATGGCGTTCGACCAGGCGCTGTGGACCGCCATCGCGATCACCAAAGGCGTCCGCTTCGCCCACCGGCGGGGCGTCGCGCATCTCGACCTCAAGCCCGCGAACGTGTTGTTCCGGGACGTCGAGGACGCGTGGGACGTGCCGAAGGTGGCCGACTGGGGCCTGTCGCGGCACCTGTTGGAGCACTCGAAGAGCCTCGAAGGCCTCTCCCCGCAGTACGCGGCACCCGAACAGTTCGACGAAGCGTACGGATCGACCGACGACATGACCGACGTCTACCAGCTTGGATCCGTGTTCTACGACCTGTTCGTCGGTCGACCGCCGTTCGAGGGGACGGCCACGAAGGTCATGCGCCGGGTCCTCGACGAGGAGCCGACGCCGCCGAGCGAGGTGGCGGACGTCCCCCCGGAACTGGACGAGGTCCTCCTGACCGCGCTCGCGAAGGAGAAAGCCGACCGGTACGACGGCGTCCTCCTGTTGCGGAACGCGCTCCGACGACTCGCCGACGAGTGAGTCGGGACGGGCGATGGATGGCGAACTCGTCGACGTCCCACGCCGTCAGTTCGCCGACCACTTCTACCGCGCTCGTCCCACCACTCGAGGAAGTGCGAGAGACGACGACGGTACGAGGCGACCGTCGCGTCGGCACGGTCGAGGCGGCGTCGGCCGGTCCACCGACGCACCGCATCGTCGACGGCGTGGGAGGTCGCGTACGGGCAGGGTGTCGATGGCGACCGGCGCCGGATCGAGCGTCGGTGTCGCGCCCTGGCGACTGCGGGCTTCGTCGACGGCGTTCCGGCGCTCGCGTCAGCTGACGGGGCCGGCGCTCGGTCGAGATCGGGGAGTTCGTAACAGGATCGACACTCGCGCTCTTCCGTCCAGGGCTTCCCGGCG encodes the following:
- a CDS encoding methyl-accepting chemotaxis protein, with translation MAGANAGESAGTTASGLRQRIHRDYVRYIPSGDNIPEETWQARHRGIVLLLLAHAPVLFLLGRFTGTDPYVTGAEFTAEPLAIVVAEVGMLVGLGLLASYSGLGRRVRTALASVGLMTASAIVVYFSGGFIEAHFHFFVMVAVVAIYEDWVPFLLGVGYVAIQHGFFGMMNPAAVYNHTAAVQNPWGWALVHAVYILALSGALIQNWISIERSREETERQIENVEESEGLIDDLEEKQAELEEAKAEAEARQAEVERLNRALLTQADDVAAAMDAVANGDFTAESPAETDIEAIAEISEAFGEMTTELSATVLDLREFAATVEGTTRSVHDDAETLERTQQELAGDVREFANSLREQAGELESTTDDLSTLSATIEEIAANAGEVSEEAGNAADAAETGTATAAEAIEAIEHVERTVDELGDLVASLDSRMDDVAESTDLIEEIAEQTNILALNANIEAAHATTDGEGFAVVADEVKSLASETREHSAAIERTIAETIRDVDRVQAEMEETRAQIETGKATMNEASDAFAALTETVADVDASVDEVATATDDGARTTEEVVAAIEQVAERSRTIADRSESLAERAETGATTVSEIRSQLDGLTEQTATLRERLDTFTCETGEAAGR
- a CDS encoding PQQ-binding-like beta-propeller repeat protein; this translates as MADSGRGWTRRNALRAVGVAVVGGTVASGTTGVATGQGGESWPQLGYDDARSGHASGNTGPGDAFAAVRRIELGGWVRMPPAVVDGTVFASRSVGGNPSAGALYALDARSETERWRFEPGDSVDAPPVVTDGTVYVGSGDGHLYALAAESGQERWRFRTGDRVDSAPAVSDGGVYLGSTDGTVYALAADSGTERWRFGTDGTVFSSPAVVDGTVYVGSSDHSVYAVDAESGEQRWRFRTDGRLLSSPAVVDGTVYVGSNDGHLYALDAGSGVERWHFRTDGKVQSSPAVANGTVYVGSRGSNVYAVDAESGEQRWRFRTGESRASPAVVDGTVYVGGGNTVYALDATAGTERWRVETDDFVYSSPAVANGTVYVGSNDGNLYVILGETATPTPTSTSTPTSRSGNVSGAGGGRDDAFGDAPTDANAMLPVAGLLGALGAGGGLWYLRRNGDDPDSAPADPSPDDPPPSPPPAVDRQRSDEPGYATAMESLPAQVRGHLEDGLVDGERFVSAVETLGSVRANTWLVLTSDRLVAVDDNLYDVTESTAGDLVRVVFGRTDDGVPRVRLEHEGGAESTHELCAEPAAFARDLLRTRPGLSVDPPPGVGSGSEPSRTPPPDRVGDVLDEAETAAAAGAFDDALDRLDAAIETLDSGAEGALDDLRAERERIADRRDAHEQFADETDRLADRLDALRGRVDDDPEATLADLDDLRDDLAALDSRVADRGFDDLASRIAGLRDRTATVRTAAREGRETDLERELADVRRGVESARDRLDDGAIEAAETQADELIERIEAVRDRASDHGRDVHRHQATALREDLADLRSAVEARRETRDAVSRLRERVETAEDRLESGDPLAALSAFDRVAADTEALADRSDHEDAELRAEIESLAGRCRAGRRAARRRLDRRAVERLDGRLDAVEERLARIRSDLPDTATSRLRSRLDEAASALDAVEATAERTGAADLRQRIGTVRSEVTTCRAGIEARETLDTHRDRVAAAFDRLDEGAYEAAIDRFEAVDDDLADLADRVDGLDVGTLDAAVATLRDRCREGLERTVELVRDRPPRSIPDAPDLDVTYGELERRQLLGKGGNADVYLVETPAGDELAVKEPRVGGTLHVETVDRLMREAETWDKLDGHDHVVGVVDYDAEPMPWIAMEYMDAGDLADRTGAMAFDQALWTAIAITKGVRFAHRRGVAHLDLKPANVLFRDVEDAWDVPKVADWGLSRHLLEHSKSLEGLSPQYAAPEQFDEAYGSTDDMTDVYQLGSVFYDLFVGRPPFEGTATKVMRRVLDEEPTPPSEVADVPPELDEVLLTALAKEKADRYDGVLLLRNALRRLADE